CAACCAGGTGGTGTCCGGCCTTGCGCTGACCATCCTGGGCCTGGGGCTGGCCGACTTTCTGGGCACGCCGTACGTGGGCATCACCACCACCGGCTTCCAGGCCTTCGCCGTGCCGGTGCTGGCGGACATTCCCGTGCTGGGCGCCATATTTTTCAGGCACGATGCGCTGGTCTACCTGTCGTACCTGCTGCCGCCGCTGTTCTGGCTGTTCATGGCCCGCACCCGTCCGGGGCTGGCCCTGCGCGCTGCGGGCGAACACCCCGCCGCCGCATCCGCCGCCGGTCTTTCGCCGGTGCGCATCCGCTGGTGCGGCATATTCACCGGCGGCTTTCTGGCCGGTATCGGCGGGGCCTACCTGTCGCTGGCCTACACCCACCTGTGGACCAACAACATGACTTCCGGGCGCGGCTGGATTGCCGTGGCGCTGGTCATCTTCGCCTTCTGGCGGCCTGGCCGCGCCGTGTTCGGCGCGTACCTGTTCGGCGGGGTGATGGCCCTGCAACTGCGTTTGCAGGCCATGGGGGCCAACCTGCCCTCGTCGCTTATGCTCATGCTGCCCTACGCGCTGACCGTGCTGGTGCTGCTGGCCTCGTCGGTGCGCGGTGGCGGGCGTGCCGCGCCCGCCGCGCTGGGCGTGAACATCGAGCCCGAGGAATGATGCCATGAGCGATACGCCGCATACCCCCGCCGTCGTGGCGCCGGAAACGCCCCGGCGCGCCCGCGAGACCCACGCCCACCTGCCGCCCGTGGTGCGCCTGGACGGCATCTGCAAGTCGTTCGGCAAGGTGCGCGCCAACCACGACATCACGCTGGACATCCGCCCCGGCTGCATCAAGGCCCTGCTGGGCGAGAACGGCGCGGGCAAGTCCACACTCATGTCCATTCTGGCGGGCAAGCTGCGCCAGGATGCGGGCACCATCGTGGTTGACGGCGTTCCCACGGTGTTCGCCTCGCCGCGCGATGCCCTGCGCGCGGGCATCGGCATGGTCTACCAGCACTTCATGCTGGTGGATTCCATGACCGTGGCCGAAAACGTGCTGCTGGGCCAGTCGCCCGACATGCTGTTGCGCCCCGCGCGCATGCGCGACGAGGTGGCCGCCCTGGCCGAACGCTACGGCCTGGCCGTGGACCCGGCGGCCCGCGTGGGCGGCCTGTCCATGGGCGAGCGGCAGCGGGTGGAAATCCTGAAGCTGCTGTACCGCGACAGCCGCGTGCTGATCCTGGACGAACCCACGGCGGTGCTTACCCCGCGCGAAACCGACCAGCTGTTCGAAGCCATGTGGCGCATGGCCGACCAGGGCAAGGCGCTGGTGTTCATCAGTCACAAGTTGCAGGAAGTGCTGACCGTCGCCGACGAGATCGCCATCCTGCGCCGGGGCGAGGTGGTGGACGAGTTCAGCGAGGCCGACGTGCCCAACCAGACCGTGCTGGCCAACCGCATGGTGGGCCGCGACGTGGTGTTGCAGGTGGACGCCAAGCGGCTGACCCCGGTGGACACCGTGCTGTCCGTCGAGCATCTTTCCGGCGCCGGGCTTTCCGACGTCTCGCTGCAGGTGCGGCGCGGCGAGATCGTGGCCATTGCCGGGGTGGCGGGCAACGGGCAGAAGGAGCTGGTGGAGGCCATCTGCGGCCTTGCCCGGCCCGAAGCGGGCGAGGTGCGCATTCTTGGCCGTCCGTGGCGCGAGTTTTTTGCCGGGCCTCCCGGCAGGCGTGGGCTGGCCTACATCCCCGAGGACCGGCAGGGCCTTGCCACCTGCCGCCATCTGGACCTTGTGGACAACTTTCTGCTGACCACGCGCAACCTGTTCGCCAAGGGTGTGTTTCTGGACCGCACGGAGGCCACCAATGCCGTGAAGCGGGTGGTCTGGGAGTACAACGTGCAGCCCGGCGACATCACCGCGCCCGCGCGGGCGCTTTCGGGCGGCAACCTGCAAAAGCTGGTCATCGGGCGCGAGTTCTTCCGCAAGCCGGAAGTCATCGTGGCCGAAAACCCCACCCAGGGGCTGGACATTTCCGCCACCGAGGAAGTGTGGGGCAGGCTGCTGGAGGCGCGTTCCACCTCCGGGGTGCTGCTGGTCACCGGCGACCTGAACGAGGCGCTGGAACTGGCGGACCGCATCGCGGTGATGTACCGGGGGCGGTTCATCGACGTGTTCGACAAGGACGACACGGCCAAGGTGCAGGCCATCGGCCTGATGATGGCCGGGGTGCGTCCCGATGAGGCGGACGGGCCCAATGAGCCGGATGGGCCGGGTGTGGCGGACAAGGACGTGGAGGCGGAAGCGCGGACGTAGGCCACACTCCGCAGCGTGCGGTCAATAGCAGCATGCAGTCAGCAGCATGACGAAACGGCGGGCCATCCCTGAAGATGGCCCGCCGTTTCGTCATTGGCAAGGAAGAACGGGGGCTGGGCGAAGGTGGCGCAGGCCTAGTTGGCGCAACCGCACCCGCCGCCATTGCCGCAACCGCCCGGCTTGGGCGCGGAGCCGCTGGCGCAGGCGCAACCGGGCGCGGGAACGGGCGCGGTGCTCGCGCAGCCGCAGCCTGTGGCGGCTCCGGCCCCGGCGTTGCGCGGGGTGCTGGTGAACGGGCTGCCCGCGCGCAGCTTGGGGGTGGCGGCGGACATCATCCGGGTGCCCTGGTCGCCGCAGGCGGGGCAGGCGCAGGTTTCGGCATCACGGGCGCACAGTTCCTCGAACACTGCGCCGCACCCCTGGCAGGAAAATTCGTACATGGGCATGTGTGTGACCTTTGCGTGTCGGCCGGTTTTCGACCGGCACGGTGTATGGTTGCGGTTGTAAGCAGCCGCCGAACGCGCTATTGATAGAATGCGCAAACACTCCCGCGAGGGGGCGTCGGCGTCCATGGGTACGTCCCCGAACACGCCCTTGGGCACGTCCTTGGGCATGCCGATGGGAATGTCCATGGGCCAGCCATGGAACCATCCATGGGCATCAACCATCAGCCGCCCGACGGGAACGGATTCCGCGGCGGCCCCTTTGACCAGGCATTTCAATAATCATTTCGCACCGGGACGCAAGCCGTGGCGCGAGCGTTGCGCCGCACCGGCGCCTGCATCCCATCCCAACCCCCGACCGGCACACCCGGCGACGGTCCGAAGACTCGCCACCGCGCGCGCCGGCAGCAAAGGAGCACGACATGGCAGTGAAGAAGATTCTGTTCCTGGTGGGCGATTTCGTGGAAGACTACGAAGTCATGGTGCCGTTCCAGATGTTGCTGATGGTTGGCCACGACGTGCACGCGGTGTGCCCCGGCAAGAAGGCGGGCCAGCAGGTGCGCACGGCGGTGCACGACTTCGAGGGCGACCAGACCTACTCCGAAAAGCCGGGCCACAACTTTACCCTGAACGCCGATTTCGACGCGGTGAACACGGCGGACTATGACGCGCTGGTGATTCCCGGCGGGCGCGCCCCGGAATACATCCGTCTGAACCCGCGCGTGGTCGAGATCGTGCGCGAGATGGCGGCAGCCAAGAAGCCCATCGCCTCGGTGTGCCATGGCCAGCAGTTGCTGGTGACGGCGGGCGTGATGAAGGGGCTGACCTGCACCGCGTACCCCGCCGTGAAGCCGGACATCGAGGGCGCGGGCGGCACGTGGTGCGAGGTGAATGACACGTTCACCAATGCCTGCGTGGATGGCAATGTGGTCACCGCGCCCGCGTGGCCCGCGCACCCCGAATGGATGCGCAAGTTCCTGGGGGTGTTGGGTTCGCGCATCGAACCTTAGAACCGTGCCCCTATGGCCTTTTTGCCCACTGCATGCGTCGCAATGGTTTTATATTCCGGTCGGATACGCTGAGAGTGTCCTCCCTTCATGAAAACCATCCTTCCTTGGCAGAGAACAAGAATTCTCATAGCGGCAACAGGCGCTCGCCACTGGCTTGGCGTGTCCTTTCCCTGGAAAGGTCAGGCATCGGAAGATCGAAATGCGACGTCCGGCGACACCGCCGGACGTCGCTGCATATGGCGGCGACCGCCATGGGGAGGCCGGATGGGAATGGATGCCGGAATGGGCGGGTGGAGCGGAGCCGTCGGGTTGTTCGCCAACGAGTCGCTGGAGTGGACGGGCAGGGCGGTGACCTATGCCGCGCCCGCCAGTTCCGCCGAGGGTGTGGGAACGGACGGTGATACGGTGGACTGCGAGGGGCGCCTGTTTTTGCCGGGCGGGTTCGGGGTTGCCGCTGAACAAGGGCAGCCCGGCGGCGTGCCCGGCGTATTGCTGCTGCACGAATACACCGGCCTTGGCGGCTACCTGTTCCGCAGCGCGGCGCGTCTGGTGCAGGCAGGGTATGCCGTGTTGTGCGCCGATCTGTACGGCACGGCGTTGCGCCCCACGGACGTCGGGCAGGCCCGCGCCTGTCTGCGCCCCCTGCGTGACGACAGGGCGTTGTTGCACCTGCGCGCGCGGGCCGGGCTGGATGCGCTGGCCAGCGTGCCGGGCGTGGACGCGGACCGTCTGCTGGCCATGGGGTTTTCGCTGGGCGGCGGGGCCACGCTGGAACTGGTACGTGCCGGTGCACCCCTGCGCGGCGCCGCCAGCATGTACGGGTACCTTTCGTCGTCGCTGCCGGTGGCGCCCGGCGCGGCGCATTGCCCGGTGCTGGTGCATCTGGCCGGGCACGACCATGTCATTCCGCTGCGCGACGTCGAGCCCTTTGTCCGCGAGATGTCCGCCGCCAGCGTGGATTGCCGGGTGGTGCTGCACGCGGGTGCGGGTCACGGTTTCTGCAACGCGGCGTACGGGACGGCGTTCGACGCCGAAGCGTCCTGGCACTGCCCGCTCACGGAGGCCAGGGCCTGGGACGACGTGTTGCGTTTTTTCGCGGGGTGTCTGGAGGCCCGTTGACCCCGTGGCCGGAAGCGTGACCCCGTGATCGGGGCCAAGGGCAGGCGCGGCGGTGCCGGGCGGTTGTTGCCGCAGGTCACGCGGCATCCTGCCGCTGCGGGGCTGCCCGTGGGAACGCGGTGCCGTGCCTAGAACTGCGGCATGGGCCGTTCGCGGTCGTCGGGGAACAGGCCGGGCTGGGGGGGCGTGGCCTTGCGCCGCGCGCCCAGCACGTTGGGCAGGGGTGCCGCGGCGTTGCCGCCGCTCCAGAAGTCTGCAGGGTGGCGGCCCATCCAGATGTCGGTGCGCACGGGGGTGCGCAGGTAGAGCCCGGCTTGCGGGCCGCCCTCCACGTACATCACGTCGCGGATGTCGATGGGCAGCGCCAGCAGGATGGTGGCGAAGCGCCACGCCGTCAGCGGTTCGCGGCAGTGCAGGAACAGGATGGCCCCGGTGCCGTCCTGGCCCACGGCGGCCACCGAGTACAACGGCCCGCCCTGCGGCCACAGGATGCGCCGGTTGGCCCCGATGAGCCGGTAGTTCTGCACCGCCCCTCGGTACTGCGGCAGCAGCGTTTCCCACGGGTCGGCGGTGCGGTCCAGCAGGTCGGCCTGGGGCAGGTCGGACGAGAGCGGCCCGAACACGAAGAACGCCCCCAGGTTGCCCCCGATGCGCGGGTTGTTCAGGTGCGCGCCGTTGCGCAGGTAGCCGGTGCTGGTGCGCGCGTCGGGCAGGTACATGCTGGCGTTGATCACCGCGCTCAGATCGTGGCGGCGGGCCCATTCCGCCAGCGAGAGGGCGGGGGCGCCCTCTTCCGACGTGGTGTGCAGGCTGAATTCGTAGTAGGCGGGGTCGATGCGCAGGGCCACGATGCGTTCAGGGCTGTCGGGCGCGTCGGGCGCGGGAAAGATGCCCAGTTGCAGGCCGGTGTCCAGTTCCGTCCAGCCGGGGGCCTCGTCCGCCCGCGCCGTGCCCGCCGACACCAGCAGGCCCAGCACCGCCAGCACGGCAGCCGCCTTGCGCAGGGCGCGCGTGCAGCATCCCATGCGGCGGATGCCGGACGGGGCCGGGCGTGCGGACGTGGCGGGGGGCGTTGCGGTGATGGTCATGTCGGTATGGAGGGTGTGGCTGCGGTGGGTGGCCGGTACCATGGCGGGTGCGTCATGGCGACATCCGGGCGTGGCAACGGTGCATGCGGCGGTGGGGGCGGCCAGCGCAAGCCGGACCAAGTCAGGCCGGGAAGGCCGACGGGACGGAAGACCCCCCTCTGTGCAGGCTGGCAGTGTAGGGGAAACCCTTGCGTGGCGCAACGGGCAGGTCAGCCCCGGCTGGCGCTGACCGCGAGGGTGGGGCCAGCCGGATCTGGGCCAGCCGGATCTGGGCCAGCCGGATCTGGGCCAGTCGGGGGTGGGCACCACTGGGTTGGGCACGACGGGGTTGTGCGGCCCGGACAGGACGAGCAGAAGCCGGATGCCTTGGCAACCCGTTTGGACAGTGCGGACCGGCAGTGATGGATATGTGGTGCGGCATGGTCACATTTCAATATTGACATATCAAGAT
This genomic window from Nitratidesulfovibrio sp. SRB-5 contains:
- a CDS encoding ABC transporter permease, which codes for MDTALLLSILAATVQSGTPILFATLGEMFTERSGVLNLGVEGMMIVGAFSGFLVTHITGNPWAGVLAAGLCGGGLSLLHGVVCLIFQGNQVVSGLALTILGLGLADFLGTPYVGITTTGFQAFAVPVLADIPVLGAIFFRHDALVYLSYLLPPLFWLFMARTRPGLALRAAGEHPAAASAAGLSPVRIRWCGIFTGGFLAGIGGAYLSLAYTHLWTNNMTSGRGWIAVALVIFAFWRPGRAVFGAYLFGGVMALQLRLQAMGANLPSSLMLMLPYALTVLVLLASSVRGGGRAAPAALGVNIEPEE
- a CDS encoding ABC transporter ATP-binding protein, coding for MSDTPHTPAVVAPETPRRARETHAHLPPVVRLDGICKSFGKVRANHDITLDIRPGCIKALLGENGAGKSTLMSILAGKLRQDAGTIVVDGVPTVFASPRDALRAGIGMVYQHFMLVDSMTVAENVLLGQSPDMLLRPARMRDEVAALAERYGLAVDPAARVGGLSMGERQRVEILKLLYRDSRVLILDEPTAVLTPRETDQLFEAMWRMADQGKALVFISHKLQEVLTVADEIAILRRGEVVDEFSEADVPNQTVLANRMVGRDVVLQVDAKRLTPVDTVLSVEHLSGAGLSDVSLQVRRGEIVAIAGVAGNGQKELVEAICGLARPEAGEVRILGRPWREFFAGPPGRRGLAYIPEDRQGLATCRHLDLVDNFLLTTRNLFAKGVFLDRTEATNAVKRVVWEYNVQPGDITAPARALSGGNLQKLVIGREFFRKPEVIVAENPTQGLDISATEEVWGRLLEARSTSGVLLVTGDLNEALELADRIAVMYRGRFIDVFDKDDTAKVQAIGLMMAGVRPDEADGPNEPDGPGVADKDVEAEART
- a CDS encoding zinc ribbon domain-containing protein, whose product is MPMYEFSCQGCGAVFEELCARDAETCACPACGDQGTRMMSAATPKLRAGSPFTSTPRNAGAGAATGCGCASTAPVPAPGCACASGSAPKPGGCGNGGGCGCAN
- a CDS encoding DJ-1/PfpI family protein → MAVKKILFLVGDFVEDYEVMVPFQMLLMVGHDVHAVCPGKKAGQQVRTAVHDFEGDQTYSEKPGHNFTLNADFDAVNTADYDALVIPGGRAPEYIRLNPRVVEIVREMAAAKKPIASVCHGQQLLVTAGVMKGLTCTAYPAVKPDIEGAGGTWCEVNDTFTNACVDGNVVTAPAWPAHPEWMRKFLGVLGSRIEP
- a CDS encoding dienelactone hydrolase family protein gives rise to the protein MDAGMGGWSGAVGLFANESLEWTGRAVTYAAPASSAEGVGTDGDTVDCEGRLFLPGGFGVAAEQGQPGGVPGVLLLHEYTGLGGYLFRSAARLVQAGYAVLCADLYGTALRPTDVGQARACLRPLRDDRALLHLRARAGLDALASVPGVDADRLLAMGFSLGGGATLELVRAGAPLRGAASMYGYLSSSLPVAPGAAHCPVLVHLAGHDHVIPLRDVEPFVREMSAASVDCRVVLHAGAGHGFCNAAYGTAFDAEASWHCPLTEARAWDDVLRFFAGCLEAR
- a CDS encoding phosphodiester glycosidase family protein, translating into MVPATHRSHTLHTDMTITATPPATSARPAPSGIRRMGCCTRALRKAAAVLAVLGLLVSAGTARADEAPGWTELDTGLQLGIFPAPDAPDSPERIVALRIDPAYYEFSLHTTSEEGAPALSLAEWARRHDLSAVINASMYLPDARTSTGYLRNGAHLNNPRIGGNLGAFFVFGPLSSDLPQADLLDRTADPWETLLPQYRGAVQNYRLIGANRRILWPQGGPLYSVAAVGQDGTGAILFLHCREPLTAWRFATILLALPIDIRDVMYVEGGPQAGLYLRTPVRTDIWMGRHPADFWSGGNAAAPLPNVLGARRKATPPQPGLFPDDRERPMPQF